The genomic stretch GCGACAAACGTTCGTGAATGCATACTTGAGATTCTTAAAACGACAAATATGGCCTTAAAATGAGACTTTCAATGATTCTTTTGATAgtacaatgacataaaaaatacaCAACTAGCTAAATAAAAACATCCTGCTTCTGCAATATGGCGGCGTACATGTCGTATACCCGCCGAATATGTACGTTCTCAAAATTGTCTTTTACAATAAATGTATGTGGGATTCCGTTGAAAATAACTTGACATGATCTAACTTGGATATCAAGGAATACGATTCAAACCCAAAAACTTATTTATCTGTGCGGAAAATTGCTGCTTTGAGTAAAATAGAAGAAGCGGTGCCGTGTTGCAAGTAGCTTTCAATATGACGTCATAGCATTCATTAAAAAAGCCAGAAATTTGCATAAAACATATCCTAAAGCAGATCAGTGCACACAATCCCCCTTTATGCTTAGTTATAATTCAATAGCCACAACAAATGCATCATGATAAAATGTATCACTTTAAATGGTCGACAAGGAATAAATTTGTTTCCGTTTCTTGAAAAACACGATAACAACCGAGGTGTCCACTTACCCCATTACCATGGTGAAAGTGGACAACtcgtattgttaaaaaaaataaacatacttgGTATGTGTCTTTACTTTTCTATTGTTTTGTGTTGTGcatcaaaatttatgaaaacttaCAAAAAGGTTATAAAAGGTTTTCCAGAGGATTTTTAGGTACATATGAACaaatcataaaagaaaaaaaaggggggggggttaaataaCATGTTTAATTGGATACATCTCAAAGAGCTCGAGAATCTgataaaaagttacaaatactagCCAATGTTTGTAAACAATATGTGTTTCTCGCAATTTTGTATATCGACGGCAGTCTCAATtgttaaatatgtatatatatactagtagtgtATAAAACACTCATATACGGCAGCAATACAACCtacatcttttttatttcagCAAAATGGCTAGAAAGAAAAAAGGATGGACTCCAAAGCAAGGAAAGTGGTCAAAAGAGGGTCTGAAAGAAGCGGTTCGCCATGTAAAGAGTGGGGGCATGTCTAAATTGAAAGCATCAAAGTTGTATAATATACCAAGAACAACACTACTTCGGAGACTGAAAACTATGGATCTGGATTCACCAGCAACAAAACCCACAGTACTTGCCATAAAGGATGAAGAAGCTTTGGTCGGGCATATACTAAGAATGGAGGAAAGAGGGTTTGGTTTAACTATCACAGATGTCCGAAAGCTAGCCTACGAGATAGCCGTAAGGTCGGGGAGAAAGCATTGTTTTAACAATGATAAGAAAAGTGCCGGTTATGATTGGTGGCAAGGGTTTAGAGATCGATATCCATGTTTATCTGTACGCATACCAGAGGGTCTAAGCGCAGCACGAAGTTCAATGCTGAATCCAAATGTCATTTCAGCTTACTTTCAAAAGCTTGGAAGTTTTATGGATAAACTGAACATTAAGGATAAACCCCAGCAAATTTTCAATGCGGATGAGACTGGCGTGAGTACTGTACATGATCCATCAAAGGTTGTAGGGAAAAGAGGCAAAAAGAGTGTGCATTCCAAAACAAGCGGAGAACGAGGCGAAAATGTAACCGCGTTATGCTGTGTGAACGCAGAGGCAAGAGTTCTACCACCAATGCTCATCTTTAAGGGACAAAGAGTAAGCCAAGCATTGATGGACAATGCACCAGCAAACACATTATTTGCATGCAGTAAGAGTTCATTTATTGATTCAGATTTATTCAATAATTGGTTTAAAAAGCTGTTTATACCTAATCTTCCTCCTCAGAGACCTGTGCTGCTCATACTGGATGGACATTCTTCACACATAACAGTGGATCTGTTGGAAACAGCCGTATCCAATCAGATAGAAATGTTCTGTCTTCCTCCCCATACAACGCACTGGACACAGCCACTCGATAGAAGCGTATTTGGACCGCTGAAAAGGTCGTACAATCTATGCTGTGAGGCATTTCTTAGGCAGAATCCAGGAAGAATAGTCACGCGCTACGATTTTTGTGGCTTATTCAAGCAAGCCTTTAATGAAAAAATGAATCTAGTGAATATATTCAGTGGCTTCAGAGCTACTGGGATATTTCCATTTAAACCGAATGCTATCCCAATAGAGGCATATGGACCATCAAAGACGTCTGTGCTCCAAGTCGAGGTTGAAGCATCAATAGAGACTGGCCATGATGTTAGCAAAGACCAGAACCAGTCGCGACTAACTACAACCGCCAATGAAGAGCAATCTGTCTCTGCCGTAAACCCGCAAGTTCCATCAACTTCATCCGAAAAAACTTATTTGAGAGAAATTCTAAGACCCCCTGAAGTCGTCAAACAAAGAACGGAGAAAAAGACTAGACGAGTAACAGAGGCTAGATGTCTAACAGAAAGAGATTTTTTAAATGAACTGAAACGAAAAGAAGAAGAGAAAAACAGAGTTCAAGAGGGAAAGGATCAAAGGAAAATGGAGAGGGaggaaaagaagaagaaaaaagaactGGATCAAACATTGAAGAAGAGAATTAAGGCAAATAAGAATACAATGAAGCGTTTGGCTAAAAACAAGGAGAATGACAGGTCATTAGCTAAAGACCAGTCTGACTCCACCTGTACTTATTGTAACGGGAACTACATGGATGACAACTCTGACGATGAAGACTGGGTTAAATGTACGAGATGTAGCGATTGGTATCATGAGTCGTGTACTGGAAAGTTTGGGCATGAACATTCACACTTCGTGTGTAACAAACATTGACATGTTTCAAAATATGACCAATTAATATAGTGGATTGTGTTGTCAATAGTTATCATGATCATTAAATATGTTATATCCTCTTAATATCGTTGAATATTAATTAAGAGATTTACCAAATcaaaacattcataaaaaaaaaagaagttctgAAGCACTATCCAAAAAAAGTGGATAACACTAAACAGACAAACCCGGGAACAAATAAGACAAGACACACAAggacaaacaacaacatataacaTCGAAACTAAAAACAAATGAGAAACACGGACCCGAAAACACTTTAATAGGCGACTTCAGGTTCTCCAGAAGGGCTTTAAATTTTCCCTTGTaactatacatacatgtatttgtaagattgattgattgacatCTAGTTACAAACGTGTCATGCATAATCAGGAcgaaaacacaaattaaacagaaCAGAATAGCATACCAATAAAAGGGAAGAGTTTCATGACGAAACCATTGTTCCCATTGGGATATTTCAAGAagtcacaaaaaaacaaaaataaccatGATTAAATTTCCAtccaaaacacacaaaaaaaattccCAAACCAATCAAAATTTGCAATATTCGAAAATCATCCCACACATACCCTTTCAAAAAAACCGACAATGACTGAAATATGAAAgcaaaatttctgaatttcttCTTGCTAAATTTGCAGAAAATTTCTGAAAGGGAGAGATAGACACTGAATTGATAAAACGTAACATGGTGTATGAAAAGCTAATATATTGGCTAATATTAGTATCATGCAGTTGGCAGTCGGAAGTTGGGcgcaaatacatttttttatgatcaatcAATCTGACAGAGTTCGGAGGTCGGAATAAAAGGTGGAATCGAGGCGATTAACCCAAGAAAATGGACTTAGAGCACTTCTTTTACATTTACTCATATATGACCAGTTACCCCAATACATGGGGTAAGTGGTCCTTTTTCGCTGTTTGATCTAGTCCTTGATTTCCAACAAGCCCGTGGTAGGAACTGAAAAAAATGCCTAAAAATATGAAGAAAGGTCTACACATAATTTATTGGAACGGAGGTGGAAAATATCATCCATGTCCCAGCGAGCTGAAACGTGTGTATACGCTTAATGTGTCCACTTACCCCATTCTCCCCTACATATATGACAAACTATGACAGAAATACTGTGAATACGGGTGTTGATTTATTAACGTTTTAAGAAATAAACCTCTGAAATTGTAATTTTGGccaaaaaatataaatgcatatattttattctaatatgacgttctttttttaagctttgggtacaaagccatgttctaattcaaatagaacatgggctgcacgtgattgacgtcacaatagaaattgcaacgtcagatgaattttgaacaaccccagagatcaaaatggacatttttgttggtgttgctcgctaggaaattaaataaaaacattctaaaagtaagtttaaatgtttctgttctttttttattgataaactgctgattttctataacgtttttggttcatgtaatcaaaatggcgacattcCGAGTGTCTactataggtccgcttcgaagtgaaaaagttcaaatattcctattagaatcgaaataattctatcctgccatgctctatgttcatttttaaataacatgggtaggcattatatttgtaaacatttaatacctcgctaacgctcggtattaagatattaacaaatataatgcctacccatgttaaaatgagcatagagcatggcaggatATAGAAttatttctttaacaaaaaaCCCTGAAAACCtaatctatctatctatcttccCGTCAAGGAGTGGACTCGTTTTTTTGAGTGTctatgtgagccaaaatttgttcctgtgaaaaaagttccagtggaactaatttcacaggaaatatgttctgggagaacttttttcacagacaatttctatataatttgttccatctctatgaaataagttccacactttatttggtgaaataagttctgggttggtgaaatttgttccttacctagtgaaataagttccatgtttgtgagatttgttccttacctggtgaaataagttctggatttgtgaaatttgttcctcacctggtgaaataagttccttgtctgtgaaatgtgttccactggttaaacaagttatcttatatatactgagcacttgtcatcagtgagtttaaattcattataaaaaacatgtattatattgataatgtaataaataaaaagtgtaaacatccaattggatcatgtggagtaaagcaaaattttaataacatgcTCAATTAATAATACTAAAAATGGCACTTATAAGCCAGGAAAAagtagaataagaaataataataaaagtcactccgaaaaaaagtattatagttaaagatgaacatttgtacttttttaaaaAGGACAAAGTGActgatcaattttattaaaagacataaagaaacaaaagacacaatCTTTTAAAAATGTGCAATGACCATagctaagtacatgtatgattagaaCACCCATGACAGGTCATTAGGAACAAGGAGGTTGAATACCACATAAACGATAAAACACAGATACATTATCATCGCATCATTTTCTTATCTTCATCCTACAGTCATTCCTTCAATTGCAAATGTACCCTATGCAAGCACAgaacttattttctgtgaaataggTTTCGCGcagaacattttcattgatttctataaaatacCTTCGTTTAAAACTAATATCAAAAgaacttatttcacttttttttaaattttaatattggaacaaaactcatggtgctgtgatttttgttccggaacttatttcacacttgtttaaaaaattagttccggaacaaattttatagtgctggaacatattttctgtgacatatttcctatgaaatttgttccagtggaacaaatgtcacgccggaacaaATTTTTTGTTACTTATATACTCCAGCGAAATGGAACTTGACttgaagaacaaaaaaatattattaggTGCCAGTTTATTATAAACCAAATGTCGaaacagggactttctatactaataaGTGATCAGTcccgttagtatagaaagtccctggccGAAATGACTTTAAATAGGTACCGATTTGACTTGTATCCATGCCCGCTATTTATATGTCGCACCGCGTTGCAGCGATGTGAGATCATATAGAAAACATTAGAAAAGCACTAAAGCAATGGACATTCCAACATTCATTTGAAAAAATCTTACCTTTATTCATGTTGAACAACCTACTCAGATTTTCGTGACGTTCTACACAACCATGTGCTCACACGCACAATAGCAAATGGCGGAACACATGGAGGTAATGTTCATTGtgaatttttttctgtattaatcACATTAGTGATGAAACTAGGAAAAAATAACAACACCAGTTAATTAGAAAATGTCGATGTTAATGCTATGTACAAATATTTAAAACGATAGGTAGCCAggaaatttattttcattgatttgtGAACTTTTTGCAAATTCCCTCGCGGTGTCGCACATCATTTTATGGTTACAGTTTATAGGCAAGGAAACATATACTAAATATGTCTCATTGCTACAGGAAAATATGTATTTAGttccaattatttattttacttgataAAGAATGTTTTACTGCCATTCTATTATTTCTATTCATAACTTTTTTCATTCGTGCTTTGGTTTTAGGTCAACAATAATCTTTTAAGGATTGTATATATTCTAATCTAGTCTGCTCCATGTTTTTAAAcagcaataaataaaaataagggatTTTTTTATACCGTGTGACACGGGTCCTCCATTGCGGAAGAATTTTCTTGAGAAGAAGCTGTGGATAATGTCATCTAGATAAAGGGAAATTGAAGTGTGATGTTTTAACTGTTTAAGTCTTTAATATATCTGATTATGCGAAAACTTTTTACATCAGGACAATGAAAGCTTTTGAGTCATTTTCTAGGTAGGTAAGGTAAGGGCAAACAAACATTCTTTTTATGGCCCCGGTTCAGAATTATGTGGTTGCATACATTTGTTGTGATAAGTCCTTGTCTTAAAAAGGAAGGCCTCACAGAAAGATAAATAAAGCTTTTCAAGACATCATAACTTTTTGGACTAGATAAATCCCAGATTGAACACAGATGTGTTTACATCATGAAATTTTCTCTGAGTACAGATAAAACTGCAATTTGAAAAGTTTCAAAGCCTGACAACACCTAGATTAATAAATGTTACattcattttatgttttaaaaggtTTTAAACCCTTATGGATTTtgattagtccaaataattatgacgtctggcaaggctattttattttttttctgggacgaaggcgtcccagaaaaaaattaaaatagccttgccagacgtcataattatttggactagattttGATGAACATTTTCTTTCATTGCCACTGAAAAtggtaaaataaacaaacagcTGAGTTTTATTTGAGACAGTCCACTCTGACATTTATATTATACTACAATGAATTCAAATAACCTTTGTTGTGTTGGTTTCTGTTATCCAATTCAATCAATATGTTAAATTACAATCATTACCTGAGGGGGACCATCTCAAAGATTTTACCAGActtggtttatttttacaccACCTGTGGCAAGGAAAGAAAATGTTAGGCTAAATCCACaaaagtttttatcttttttttaaaacacaagaTGAATACAGATATCATGAAAGTGGCTTGGTATTATGAATAGaatggaatatatatttttattcttttcacATATATATCAAACTATGAGCTTCTACCCTTAATTCAGTTAAATCAATTTTTGTACTATTAAACAcagtttgaaattttattttacttgcaGACCACACAGACAAGTTCAGACACGGCCAGTGCCACCAAAACGCCTAATGGAAATGTTGCACCAGAGGAGATGACATCAAAAGATTATTATTTTGATTCCTATGCACAT from Mytilus edulis chromosome 7, xbMytEdul2.2, whole genome shotgun sequence encodes the following:
- the LOC139482988 gene encoding uncharacterized protein, with the translated sequence MARKKKGWTPKQGKWSKEGLKEAVRHVKSGGMSKLKASKLYNIPRTTLLRRLKTMDLDSPATKPTVLAIKDEEALVGHILRMEERGFGLTITDVRKLAYEIAVRSGRKHCFNNDKKSAGYDWWQGFRDRYPCLSVRIPEGLSAARSSMLNPNVISAYFQKLGSFMDKLNIKDKPQQIFNADETGVSTVHDPSKVVGKRGKKSVHSKTSGERGENVTALCCVNAEARVLPPMLIFKGQRVSQALMDNAPANTLFACSKSSFIDSDLFNNWFKKLFIPNLPPQRPVLLILDGHSSHITVDLLETAVSNQIEMFCLPPHTTHWTQPLDRSVFGPLKRSYNLCCEAFLRQNPGRIVTRYDFCGLFKQAFNEKMNLVNIFSGFRATGIFPFKPNAIPIEAYGPSKTSVLQVEVEASIETGHDVSKDQNQSRLTTTANEEQSVSAVNPQVPSTSSEKTYLREILRPPEVVKQRTEKKTRRVTEARCLTERDFLNELKRKEEEKNRVQEGKDQRKMEREEKKKKKELDQTLKKRIKANKNTMKRLAKNKENDRSLAKDQSDSTCTYCNGNYMDDNSDDEDWVKCTRCSDWYHESCTGKFGHEHSHFVCNKH